The genomic window AAATGTAGCGATAAATATCACATAAAAAATTCGCAAATTTCTAAAAGCAAGCATCAAAAATATAGCGGTCAAACTAAGCGAGACCACGCTCATATAAAGGCTCTCGCTCTCGTTTTTTTGCTTTGAAAATGCCTGATAGAGGGCACTTGAGTGCACGAAAAGCTCGTTTTGTCCAACTTTAAGCGCTTGTAACTCGTTGTAAAATTTTATTAGCCCCTCGCTCGCAGCTCCCTCTTTTAGCTCACCTTTTAGTAAGAAAAAGCTCTTCTCTCCGTCCTTTACCTCAAGCATTAGATCTGCTAAATTTAAGCTCACATTGCCATTTTTTGCACTAAAACCACTACTTAGCGAGAAAAAATCATCTTTTACATTTAAAAGTCTAAAGCTAAAGCTATTAAAAATTTTCTCCGCACGTTTTTGGAAAAAAGCGTTTTTATCGCTTTTTAAAAGCTCTAGATCAGCCCTACTTAAAAGCGCGATCTTTGAGCGGTTGATGTCGTTTTTTATATCATTTAAATTTACGTCAATGTTCGCCTCAAAGCTCTTAAAAAGCGAGCTTTTAAGAGCTAAGCTTTGCACATTTTTAGCCAGCTCTTTAGAATTTACCAGCACTAAAAAATTTGACACCATCTCATCTTGCACCTCTTTTAGCACCTTTGCCTCTTTGGCGTCCTTGAAATTTATCAGTGAAAAGATGTCGGTTTGTACGTTTTTTAGGCTTGCAAGTGAGTAGCAAAGCGAGGCTAAAAAAACAAAGACAAAAGCCAAAATCGTGGCTAGTTTTTTCATTTTAGACTAAACTCATTTATCGTTTTATCCCCGCTTACCTCGTCAAGCTCGATCTTTTTTACCACCTCGTCGCCACTTATCTTTATGGATTTAAAAATTTGTTTGAAGAGTAAATTTTTAGGGTTTAGCTCTATGCTCCACTCTTTTAGGCTACCACTTGTTTTTATATCAAATTCTTTTCTAAGCTCGTTTTCATCAAGGCTTATGATAGCAAGAAATAGCTTTTCATCAAAATTTGCACTTGTTTTTTCAAGCTTGCCATTTTTGTTTTTAAAAATGCCATCTTTATTTATAAAAACCTTTGAGACGACTGGCTCTAGCGTATCCCAGTAAAGACCGCCCTTTTCAAGCCTAAACTCACCAGAGCTTTTTATGCTTTTGTTAAATCCAGCCAGGCTCTTTGTCTGCGTGAAATTTCCGCTTACTCCATCTGTTTTTACTATATTTTTAAGCTCACCTAGCTCATAGCCAAAGCAAGATATAAAAATGGCTAAAAAAAGAGTTATTTTTTTCATAAATTTTCCCTTTTCGTGTAAGCTTCAATCGCTTTTTTTAGCGCCTCAGGCATCTCAAAGCAAGTTTGTAAGCTCTTCATCTCGATGACAGCTTGCGCGGTATTTGCCTCGCTTAATTTTTCGCCCTTTTCATTTTCTATAAGATAGTGAAATTTTAAAAACGTTT from Campylobacter concisus includes these protein-coding regions:
- a CDS encoding LolA family protein, which encodes MKKITLFLAIFISCFGYELGELKNIVKTDGVSGNFTQTKSLAGFNKSIKSSGEFRLEKGGLYWDTLEPVVSKVFINKDGIFKNKNGKLEKTSANFDEKLFLAIISLDENELRKEFDIKTSGSLKEWSIELNPKNLLFKQIFKSIKISGDEVVKKIELDEVSGDKTINEFSLK